A window of Candidatus Zymogenus saltonus contains these coding sequences:
- a CDS encoding AMP-binding protein encodes MAKKQFWKDSWDKGIKDLDPKLWEKSYVDAIRPTFEKFPDKAAFGFMGVEVTFSELDRYANRFANMLIENGLKKGDVVGINLPNIPEYLIAWLGSLKAGCTITGVSPLLMADGMQYQLKDSKARCLVTLDAIFQHRFLEIADKLPDLKVVVAASVGGFLPSIKSFLGKLLKKIPSGKVTPVKGKNVMKIEDVVKTSKYSDGDPKVKVKPDDIAYIQYTGGTTGPPKGAMLTHRNVVSNLLVVQAWLGWEPGKGLALSGFPFFHIAGLFFNKNCIYLGWTQVLIPNPRDTEHICKEIEKYKPTALVNVPSLYQLLITTPKFKQLDHSKLEVCISAASPFPEESQKELEKIVGKGKLLEVYGMSETSPLTTMNPFRGKKKLGSIGLPLPNTDIKLLDPATGKEVKLGEAGEICAKGPQVMVGYYNKPEETKNSVDKDGYMHTGDVAIMDNEGYMRIVDRTKDMLIVGGYKVFSVKVEDVLCEHPAIDMVGIVGVENPERPGSELVKAFVQLTPGYSGDKEALKKDILDFAKKKLAPYEVPKTVEFMDQLPLTPVGKLDKKVLRK; translated from the coding sequence ATGGCAAAAAAACAGTTTTGGAAAGATTCATGGGACAAGGGAATTAAAGACTTGGATCCGAAGTTATGGGAGAAAAGCTACGTCGATGCAATCAGGCCGACATTTGAAAAGTTCCCTGATAAGGCGGCCTTTGGCTTTATGGGCGTCGAGGTGACGTTTTCGGAGCTTGACCGCTATGCAAATCGCTTTGCGAATATGCTCATTGAAAACGGCCTCAAAAAGGGGGATGTGGTTGGCATAAACCTCCCAAACATCCCCGAGTATCTCATCGCTTGGCTGGGATCACTGAAAGCCGGCTGTACCATAACGGGCGTATCGCCGCTTCTAATGGCGGATGGGATGCAGTATCAGCTCAAGGACTCCAAGGCCAGGTGTCTTGTTACCCTCGACGCAATCTTTCAGCATAGGTTTTTGGAGATAGCCGACAAGCTCCCGGACCTCAAGGTCGTCGTTGCGGCGAGCGTCGGGGGATTTCTTCCCTCGATAAAGAGCTTTCTCGGCAAGCTCCTGAAAAAGATCCCTTCCGGCAAGGTTACTCCCGTTAAGGGCAAAAACGTTATGAAGATCGAGGATGTCGTCAAGACCAGCAAGTACTCGGACGGCGATCCAAAGGTAAAGGTAAAGCCGGACGACATCGCCTATATCCAGTACACAGGGGGGACAACGGGCCCGCCGAAGGGAGCGATGTTGACCCACAGAAATGTCGTTTCAAACCTCCTTGTTGTGCAGGCGTGGCTTGGCTGGGAGCCGGGAAAGGGATTGGCCCTCTCGGGATTCCCCTTCTTTCACATCGCCGGCCTCTTCTTCAACAAAAACTGTATATACCTCGGCTGGACCCAGGTACTTATCCCGAATCCGAGGGATACAGAGCATATTTGTAAAGAGATTGAGAAATACAAGCCGACCGCCCTCGTTAATGTGCCATCGCTCTATCAGCTGCTGATTACGACTCCGAAGTTCAAACAGCTTGACCACTCAAAACTCGAGGTGTGTATATCCGCGGCATCGCCGTTCCCGGAGGAGTCCCAAAAGGAGCTTGAGAAGATCGTTGGAAAGGGCAAACTGCTTGAGGTCTACGGGATGTCGGAGACGTCGCCCTTGACCACGATGAATCCATTTAGGGGAAAGAAGAAGCTGGGCTCTATAGGGCTCCCCCTTCCTAACACGGATATCAAGCTTCTGGACCCTGCAACGGGAAAGGAAGTGAAACTGGGAGAGGCGGGTGAGATATGCGCAAAGGGCCCGCAGGTCATGGTGGGCTATTACAACAAGCCGGAAGAGACTAAAAACTCCGTCGACAAGGACGGGTACATGCACACGGGAGATGTCGCCATCATGGACAATGAAGGCTATATGCGTATCGTCGACAGGACGAAGGATATGTTAATAGTCGGCGGCTACAAGGTATTCTCGGTCAAGGTGGAAGACGTCCTGTGCGAACATCCCGCAATAGACATGGTCGGCATAGTGGGAGTAGAAAACCCGGAGAGGCCCGGTTCCGAGCTCGTAAAGGCATTCGTCCAGCTTACGCCCGGATACAGTGGTGACAAAGAGGCGCTGAAGAAGGATATTCTCGATTTCGCCAAGAAGAAGCTCGCCCCCTACGAGGTCCCGAAGACCGTCGAGTTCATGGACCAGCTTCCCCTGACCCCTGTCGGAAAGCTCGACAAGAAGGTGCTGAGGAAGTAG
- a CDS encoding Zn-ribbon domain-containing OB-fold protein: MTQNSEQQELLTVNSGEAFQPFNWSVGKYGSKFLAEIRDNQRFIGIKCSKCGRVYVPPRKICGRCYVEMDEFVPVSTEGEIGVCAIIQFGFIDPSTGHQEPVPYGYAFIKLDGADTYLPYYIDSTDPEKVKVGARVKAVFEEKRSGTMLDIKHFVLID, encoded by the coding sequence ATGACACAGAATAGTGAACAACAGGAGCTTCTCACCGTTAATTCAGGGGAGGCCTTTCAGCCCTTTAACTGGAGCGTGGGAAAGTACGGCTCGAAGTTTCTGGCGGAGATAAGGGATAATCAAAGATTCATTGGAATAAAGTGCTCGAAGTGCGGGCGGGTTTACGTGCCGCCGAGGAAAATCTGCGGAAGATGCTATGTGGAAATGGACGAGTTCGTTCCCGTGTCCACCGAAGGGGAGATCGGTGTCTGCGCGATAATCCAGTTCGGATTTATTGACCCGAGCACCGGTCACCAGGAGCCGGTTCCATACGGATACGCCTTCATCAAGCTCGACGGCGCTGATACTTATTTGCCCTACTATATCGACAGCACCGATCCGGAGAAGGTGAAGGTCGGGGCCAGGGTCAAAGCGGTTTTCGAGGAGAAGCGCTCGGGAACGATGTTGGACATAAAACATTTCGTTCTTATTGACTGA
- a CDS encoding thiolase family protein, whose protein sequence is MGKRVAIVGFGQTYQRSSRKDVNGPELINEAVRTALEDAGLTIKDIDAIVIGNMDHFEGVNYVDSWSVEGSGGVMKPIFKLTTGGTTGSTVAMAGYYHVASGIFDRVLAIGWEKNSESDTTGAIVTAFNPVWERPRFGGAIAGLAVEASKYMHNYNVTERDGARVAVRERLHALNNPYSHLHQEWMKSMEIEQIVDLLVSSEENQMLAYPLRMSDMCPRTDGAAAVIFASEDIAEKIAPRPAWVVSTHNRHNYSLLGDIDWDNNDTLEGASKAVFKDAGIKEPLKEIDVCELYLPYSYAGLKWMESIGFCGPGEGPKLVWDGVTDMDGELPVNPSGGVMSSNPIGATALLRVGEGALQVMGKAKDRQVKGGDVNYAFTTGFGGCNWADVMLLGKKKPS, encoded by the coding sequence ATGGGAAAACGAGTAGCCATAGTAGGCTTCGGCCAAACATATCAGAGAAGCTCAAGGAAGGACGTCAACGGACCGGAACTCATTAACGAGGCTGTCAGAACGGCCCTGGAAGACGCCGGGCTGACAATCAAGGATATTGACGCGATCGTCATTGGAAACATGGATCACTTCGAGGGGGTGAACTACGTCGACTCTTGGAGCGTCGAGGGATCGGGCGGAGTGATGAAGCCAATCTTCAAGCTGACAACGGGAGGCACCACGGGAAGCACGGTAGCCATGGCGGGGTACTACCACGTGGCATCCGGGATTTTCGACAGGGTCCTAGCTATAGGGTGGGAGAAGAATTCAGAGTCGGATACGACCGGCGCCATAGTCACGGCCTTCAATCCCGTCTGGGAGCGTCCGAGGTTCGGAGGGGCCATAGCTGGGCTCGCCGTCGAGGCCAGCAAGTATATGCATAACTACAACGTCACCGAAAGGGACGGCGCGAGGGTCGCCGTCAGGGAGAGACTTCACGCCCTGAACAATCCGTATTCTCACCTCCATCAGGAGTGGATGAAGAGTATGGAGATAGAGCAGATAGTCGATCTCCTGGTCTCCTCCGAGGAGAACCAGATGCTTGCCTATCCATTGAGGATGAGCGACATGTGCCCCAGGACGGACGGCGCCGCAGCCGTAATTTTCGCATCCGAAGATATAGCGGAAAAGATCGCCCCGAGGCCGGCCTGGGTGGTATCCACCCACAACCGTCATAACTACTCCCTGCTGGGTGACATCGACTGGGACAACAACGACACGCTCGAGGGCGCCTCAAAGGCGGTCTTTAAGGATGCCGGGATAAAAGAGCCCCTAAAGGAGATAGACGTCTGTGAGCTCTATCTTCCTTACTCCTATGCGGGCCTTAAGTGGATGGAGTCGATCGGCTTCTGCGGTCCCGGCGAGGGACCAAAGCTCGTTTGGGACGGCGTAACCGATATGGACGGCGAGCTTCCCGTAAATCCATCGGGAGGGGTTATGAGCTCAAATCCGATTGGAGCAACAGCACTGCTTAGGGTTGGGGAAGGGGCCCTTCAGGTCATGGGCAAGGCGAAAGACAGACAGGTCAAGGGCGGAGACGTGAACTATGCCTTCACCACCGGTTTCGGCGGATGTAACTGGGCGGATGTAATGCTTTTGGGGAAGAAGAAGCCGTCATAA